The proteins below come from a single Burkholderia sp. FERM BP-3421 genomic window:
- a CDS encoding sirohydrochlorin chelatase: MGKHGLVLFGHGARDARWAEPFERLADRLRAARGADAPVVLAFLELMTPTLPEAAAALAAQGCDAITVIPVFFGQGGHVRRDLPQLLDACRAAQPGIAFACASAVGENDAVLDAIAGYCLRQPPPAP; the protein is encoded by the coding sequence ATGGGCAAACACGGTCTCGTCCTGTTCGGCCACGGCGCGCGCGACGCGCGCTGGGCCGAGCCGTTCGAACGGCTCGCCGACCGGCTGCGCGCGGCGCGCGGCGCCGACGCGCCCGTCGTGCTCGCGTTTCTCGAACTGATGACGCCGACGCTGCCCGAGGCGGCCGCCGCGCTCGCCGCGCAAGGCTGCGACGCGATCACCGTGATCCCGGTCTTCTTCGGCCAGGGCGGCCACGTGCGCCGCGACCTGCCGCAACTGCTCGACGCCTGCCGCGCCGCCCAGCCGGGCATCGCGTTCGCCTGCGCGAGCGCGGTGGGCGAAAACGACGCGGTGCTCGACGCGATCGCCGGCTATTGTCTGCGCCAGCCGCCTCCCGCGCCCTGA
- a CDS encoding LysR substrate-binding domain-containing protein — MSPDLRQWRYFVTVADERHFGRAAARLSMTQPPLSQAIRALEEALGVALFARTKRSVELTAVGAALLPEVERLLAAADALPPLAQSLARGEAGSLSLAFVSTADYGLLPNLLREFGARNPHVRLQLTEATSDVQIDELAAGRIDAGLIIPPVPPRHAAVLSYLPVAREPLVVAMPADASKAGEETPVRLAEVADLPLVIFPRRLAPGFYDIITGCYGAAGVTPRIGQEAIQMQTIVSLVSAGMGVALVPQSLRNLRRTGVIYRPLAADAPVVETGLAWRTGDVSPVLAAFIEIVRRAAPGIDG, encoded by the coding sequence GTGAGCCCCGACCTGCGCCAGTGGCGCTATTTCGTGACCGTCGCCGACGAGCGACATTTCGGCCGCGCGGCCGCCCGGCTGTCGATGACGCAGCCGCCGTTGTCGCAGGCGATCCGCGCGCTGGAGGAGGCGCTGGGCGTCGCGCTGTTCGCGCGCACCAAGCGCTCGGTCGAGCTGACGGCGGTGGGCGCGGCGCTCCTGCCCGAGGTCGAGCGGCTGTTGGCTGCGGCGGACGCGCTGCCGCCGCTCGCGCAGAGTCTCGCGCGCGGCGAGGCCGGCTCGCTGTCGCTCGCGTTCGTGTCGACCGCGGACTACGGCCTGCTGCCGAACCTGCTGCGCGAGTTCGGCGCGCGCAATCCGCACGTGCGGCTGCAACTGACCGAGGCGACGAGCGACGTGCAGATCGACGAACTCGCGGCCGGGCGGATCGACGCCGGGTTGATCATTCCGCCCGTGCCGCCGCGGCATGCGGCCGTGCTGTCCTATCTGCCCGTGGCGCGCGAACCGCTCGTGGTGGCGATGCCGGCCGACGCGTCGAAGGCGGGCGAGGAGACGCCGGTGCGCCTCGCCGAGGTCGCGGACTTGCCGCTCGTGATCTTTCCGCGTCGTCTGGCGCCCGGCTTTTATGACATCATTACGGGCTGCTACGGCGCGGCGGGCGTCACGCCGCGCATCGGCCAGGAGGCGATCCAGATGCAGACGATCGTGAGCCTCGTGTCGGCCGGCATGGGCGTCGCGCTGGTGCCGCAGTCGCTGCGCAACCTGCGGCGCACGGGCGTGATCTACCGGCCGCTCGCCGCCGACGCGCCGGTCGTCGAGACCGGGCTGGCCTGGCGCACGGGCGACGTGAGTCCGGTGCTCGCGGCCTTCATCGAGATCGTGCGGCGCGCGGCGCCCGGCATCGACGGCTGA
- the lptF gene encoding LPS export ABC transporter permease LptF produces the protein MIFERSLQRELAYTAGAVFMVLLTIMLTSMMIRIVGYAASGEVSPKDVLVLIGLTVIGYLAMILVGTLFVSILFVLTRWYRDSEMVVWLASGVSLTRLIKPIGLFATPIIVLIAFFAFIGWPWSNQQSKLIKARFQQRDEVSLLAPGQFRESTSTNRVFFIEKMSPDQSKVQNVFVTTTEHGKVNVVVSQTGHTETMKNGDRFIVLENGRRYDGAPGQPNFKIMEFERYGVKIQSKQVVNQPTTTGTPTLDLLRNPTNENLAEFAWRAGLPLIAINLMILAIPLSYQNPRRGRTINLVMAVLIYLTYSNLLNVVQSQIERGKLPFSVGLVVLHTVVAAIVGVIFWLRVRNRPLFTRALFRRSQGA, from the coding sequence ATGATCTTCGAACGCTCCCTCCAGCGCGAGCTTGCGTATACCGCCGGCGCTGTATTCATGGTGCTGCTCACGATCATGCTGACGTCGATGATGATCCGCATCGTCGGCTACGCGGCATCGGGTGAAGTCAGCCCCAAAGACGTGCTGGTGCTGATCGGCCTGACGGTGATCGGCTACCTCGCGATGATTCTCGTCGGCACCCTGTTCGTGTCGATCCTGTTCGTGCTCACGCGCTGGTACCGGGATTCGGAAATGGTCGTCTGGCTCGCCTCCGGCGTGAGCCTGACCCGCCTCATCAAGCCGATCGGCCTGTTCGCCACGCCGATCATCGTGCTGATCGCGTTCTTCGCGTTCATCGGCTGGCCGTGGTCGAACCAGCAGAGCAAGCTGATCAAGGCGCGCTTCCAGCAGCGCGACGAGGTATCGCTGCTCGCGCCGGGCCAGTTCCGCGAATCGACCTCGACCAACCGGGTGTTCTTCATCGAGAAGATGTCGCCGGACCAGAGCAAGGTGCAGAACGTGTTCGTGACCACCACCGAGCACGGCAAGGTCAACGTGGTCGTGTCGCAGACGGGGCACACCGAGACCATGAAGAACGGCGACCGCTTCATCGTGCTCGAGAACGGCCGCCGCTACGACGGCGCGCCGGGCCAGCCGAACTTCAAGATCATGGAGTTCGAGCGCTACGGCGTGAAGATCCAGAGCAAGCAGGTGGTCAACCAGCCGACCACCACCGGCACCCCGACGCTCGACCTGCTGCGCAACCCAACCAACGAAAACCTCGCCGAGTTCGCGTGGCGCGCCGGGCTGCCGCTGATCGCGATCAATCTGATGATCCTCGCGATCCCGCTTTCGTACCAGAATCCGCGCCGCGGCCGCACCATCAACCTGGTGATGGCCGTGCTGATCTATCTCACCTACTCGAACCTGTTGAACGTGGTGCAATCGCAGATCGAACGCGGCAAGCTGCCGTTCAGCGTCGGCCTCGTCGTGCTGCACACCGTGGTGGCCGCGATCGTCGGCGTGATCTTCTGGCTGCGCGTGCGCAATCGCCCGCTGTTCACGCGCGCGCTGTTCCGCCGCTCGCAGGGGGCCTGA
- a CDS encoding leucyl aminopeptidase: protein MDFSIKGCDWSKGTSKGFVTGKSDCIVLGVFEAQSLSGAALDIDTATKGLISRVIKAGDIDGKAGKTLFLHEVSGIGASRVLLVGLGKQDAFGQKAYNDAAKAAWRALLATKVVQATFTLAQLPIAERTADWGVRAAILALRGETYRFTQLKSKPETAAHALKRVVFSVDPADEKAAKTAVKQSVALANGMDLTRDLGNLPGNVCTPTYLANTAKQLAKDWGLKAEVLGLKQIQALKMGSFLSVTRGSVEPPQFIVLHYRGGAAKAAPIVLVGKGITFDTGGISLKPGEGMDEMKYDMCGAGSVLGTIRAVAEMGLKLNVVAIIPTCENMPAGNATKPGDIVTSMKGLTIEVLNTDAEGRLILCDALTYAERFKPAAVIDVATLTGACVIALGHHNSGLFSKDDALAGELLDASREAGDPAWRLPLDDEYHEQLKSNFADLANIGGRPGGSITAACFLSRFTESYPWAHLDIAGTAWKGGAAKGATGRPVPLLAQFLIDRAGA from the coding sequence ATGGACTTTAGCATAAAAGGCTGTGATTGGAGCAAAGGCACGTCGAAGGGGTTCGTGACGGGCAAGTCGGACTGCATCGTGCTCGGCGTGTTCGAGGCGCAGTCCCTGTCGGGCGCGGCGCTCGACATCGATACGGCCACGAAGGGCCTGATCTCGCGCGTGATCAAGGCCGGCGATATCGACGGCAAAGCCGGCAAGACCTTGTTTTTGCACGAAGTTTCGGGCATCGGCGCATCGCGCGTGCTGCTCGTCGGCCTGGGCAAGCAGGATGCTTTCGGCCAGAAAGCTTATAACGACGCAGCGAAGGCCGCCTGGCGCGCGCTGCTCGCGACCAAGGTGGTCCAGGCCACCTTCACGCTCGCCCAACTGCCGATCGCGGAACGCACCGCGGATTGGGGCGTGCGCGCGGCGATCCTCGCCCTGCGCGGCGAGACCTACCGCTTCACGCAGCTGAAGAGCAAGCCGGAAACGGCCGCGCATGCGCTCAAGCGCGTCGTGTTCAGCGTCGATCCGGCCGACGAGAAGGCCGCCAAGACCGCGGTCAAGCAGTCGGTGGCGCTCGCCAACGGGATGGACCTGACGCGCGACCTCGGCAACCTGCCGGGCAACGTGTGCACCCCGACCTATCTCGCGAACACCGCGAAGCAGCTGGCCAAGGATTGGGGCCTGAAGGCCGAGGTGCTCGGCCTCAAGCAGATCCAGGCGCTGAAGATGGGCTCGTTCCTGTCGGTCACGCGCGGCTCGGTCGAGCCGCCGCAGTTCATCGTGCTGCACTACCGCGGCGGCGCGGCGAAGGCTGCGCCGATCGTGCTGGTCGGCAAGGGCATCACGTTCGACACGGGTGGCATCTCGCTGAAGCCGGGCGAAGGCATGGACGAGATGAAGTACGACATGTGCGGCGCCGGCTCGGTGCTGGGCACGATCCGCGCGGTCGCGGAAATGGGCCTGAAGCTCAATGTCGTCGCGATCATCCCGACCTGCGAGAACATGCCGGCCGGCAACGCGACCAAGCCGGGCGACATCGTCACCAGCATGAAGGGGCTGACGATCGAGGTGCTCAACACCGACGCGGAAGGGCGGCTGATCCTGTGCGACGCGCTGACCTACGCGGAGCGCTTCAAGCCGGCGGCCGTGATCGACGTCGCGACGCTGACGGGCGCATGCGTGATCGCGCTCGGCCATCACAACAGCGGGCTGTTCTCGAAGGACGACGCGCTCGCGGGCGAACTGCTCGATGCGTCGCGCGAAGCGGGCGATCCGGCCTGGCGCCTGCCGCTCGACGACGAGTATCACGAACAGCTGAAGTCGAATTTCGCGGATCTCGCCAACATCGGCGGCCGTCCGGGCGGCAGCATCACGGCGGCGTGCTTCCTGTCGCGCTTCACCGAAAGCTATCCGTGGGCCCACCTCGACATCGCGGGCACCGCGTGGAAGGGCGGCGCGGCGAAGGGCGCGACCGGCCGTCCGGTGCCGCTGCTCGCGCAGTTCCTGATCGACCGCGCCGGCGCGTGA
- the ilvD gene encoding dihydroxy-acid dehydratase: MSYNRRSKNITQGVARAPNRSMYYALGYQKDDFDKPMIGIANGHSTITPCNAGLQRLSDAAVKAVKDAGANPQIFGTPTISDGMSMGTEGMKYSLVSREVIADCIETCVQGQWMDGVVVVGGCDKNMPGGMIALARLNVPGIYVYGGTIRPGHWKGKDLTIVSSFEAVGEFTAGRMSQEDFEGVEKNACPTTGSCGGMYTANTMSSSFEALGMSLPYSSTMANPDDEKVDSAAESARVLVEAVKRDLKPRDIITKKSIENAVSVIMATGGSTNAVLHFLAIAHAAEIDWSIEDFERIRKRVPVICDLKPSGQFVATDLHAAGGIPQVMKILLDAGLLHGDCMTITGETMAEALKDVPSVPRADQKVIYPIDRALYKEGHLAILKGNLAEDGAVAKITGLKNPVITGPARVFDDEQGALQAILDDKINAGDVVVLRYLGPQGGPGMPEMLAPTSAIIGKGLGETVGLITDGRFSGGTWGMVVGHVAPEAFVGGTIALVQEGDSITIDAHRLLLQLNIDDAELARRRAAWKQPAPRYTRGVLAKYAALALPANKGAVTG, from the coding sequence ATGTCGTACAACCGCCGCTCGAAGAACATCACGCAAGGCGTCGCGCGCGCGCCGAACCGCTCGATGTATTACGCGCTCGGCTACCAGAAGGACGATTTCGACAAGCCGATGATCGGCATCGCGAACGGCCACTCGACCATCACGCCGTGCAACGCGGGCCTGCAGCGCCTGTCCGACGCCGCCGTGAAGGCGGTCAAGGACGCCGGCGCGAATCCGCAGATCTTCGGTACGCCGACGATCTCCGACGGCATGTCGATGGGCACCGAGGGGATGAAGTACTCGCTCGTGTCGCGCGAGGTGATCGCCGACTGCATCGAGACCTGCGTGCAAGGTCAATGGATGGACGGCGTCGTGGTCGTGGGCGGCTGCGACAAGAACATGCCGGGCGGGATGATCGCGCTCGCGCGCCTGAACGTGCCGGGCATCTACGTGTACGGCGGCACGATCCGCCCCGGCCACTGGAAGGGCAAGGACCTGACGATCGTGTCCTCGTTCGAGGCGGTCGGCGAGTTCACCGCGGGCCGGATGTCGCAGGAAGATTTCGAAGGGGTCGAGAAGAACGCGTGCCCGACGACCGGCTCGTGCGGCGGGATGTACACCGCGAACACGATGAGCTCGTCGTTCGAGGCGCTCGGCATGTCGCTGCCGTATTCGTCGACGATGGCGAACCCGGACGACGAGAAGGTCGACTCGGCCGCCGAATCGGCGCGCGTGCTCGTCGAGGCGGTGAAGCGCGACCTGAAGCCGCGCGACATCATCACGAAGAAGTCGATCGAGAACGCGGTGTCGGTGATCATGGCCACGGGCGGCTCGACCAACGCCGTGCTGCACTTCCTCGCGATCGCGCACGCGGCCGAGATCGACTGGTCGATCGAGGACTTCGAGCGGATCCGCAAGCGCGTGCCGGTGATCTGCGACCTGAAGCCGTCGGGCCAGTTCGTCGCGACCGACCTGCATGCGGCGGGCGGCATCCCGCAAGTGATGAAGATCCTGCTCGACGCGGGCCTGCTGCACGGCGACTGCATGACCATCACCGGCGAGACCATGGCCGAAGCGCTCAAGGACGTGCCGAGCGTGCCGCGCGCCGACCAGAAGGTGATCTACCCGATCGACCGGGCGCTGTACAAGGAAGGCCACCTCGCGATCCTGAAGGGCAATCTCGCGGAAGACGGCGCGGTCGCGAAGATCACCGGCCTGAAGAACCCGGTCATCACCGGCCCGGCGCGCGTGTTCGACGACGAGCAAGGCGCGCTGCAGGCGATCCTCGACGACAAGATCAATGCGGGCGACGTCGTCGTGCTGCGCTATCTCGGCCCGCAGGGCGGCCCGGGCATGCCGGAAATGCTCGCGCCGACCTCGGCGATCATCGGCAAGGGGCTCGGCGAAACGGTCGGCCTCATCACCGACGGCCGCTTCTCGGGCGGCACCTGGGGCATGGTGGTCGGCCACGTGGCGCCGGAAGCCTTCGTCGGCGGCACCATCGCGCTCGTGCAGGAAGGCGACTCGATCACGATCGACGCGCACCGGCTGCTGTTGCAGCTGAACATCGACGACGCCGAGCTGGCGCGCCGCCGCGCCGCCTGGAAGCAGCCGGCGCCGCGCTACACGCGCGGCGTGCTGGCAAAGTACGCGGCGCTCGCGCTGCCCGCGAACAAGGGCGCGGTGACGGGCTGA
- a CDS encoding c-type cytochrome, which produces MIRIPLRLMAILLVAAGANAHAQQADGPTLAQRRNCMACHAISQPLMGPSFNAIADKYAARADAAPYLAQAIVKGSVGVWGSVPMPANTQLTNAEAGTLAHWILSLK; this is translated from the coding sequence ATGATACGAATCCCGTTGCGTCTGATGGCAATCCTGCTGGTTGCCGCCGGAGCCAACGCGCATGCGCAGCAAGCCGATGGCCCGACGCTCGCGCAGCGCAGGAACTGCATGGCCTGCCATGCGATCTCGCAGCCCCTGATGGGGCCGTCGTTCAACGCGATCGCGGACAAATACGCGGCGCGCGCCGACGCCGCGCCCTATCTCGCGCAGGCCATCGTGAAAGGCAGCGTGGGGGTGTGGGGCAGCGTGCCGATGCCCGCCAATACGCAACTGACGAACGCCGAAGCGGGCACGCTCGCCCACTGGATCCTGTCGCTCAAGTAA
- a CDS encoding DNA polymerase III subunit chi, with product MTRIDFHSNVGDSLAYACRLLRKAYQAGQPVVVLADAARLRALDERLWTFSPLDFVPHCSVDSPHAAGTPIVLTVDLERAPHHQILLNLGVDVPAQFARFERLLEVVGNAPDELAAGRERYRFYRDRGYALNNYKQGA from the coding sequence ATGACGCGCATCGATTTTCATTCGAACGTCGGCGATTCGCTCGCGTATGCGTGTCGGCTGCTGCGCAAGGCCTATCAGGCTGGGCAGCCGGTCGTCGTGCTCGCCGACGCCGCGCGCCTGCGCGCGCTCGACGAGCGGCTGTGGACCTTCTCGCCGCTCGATTTCGTTCCGCACTGCTCGGTCGACAGCCCGCATGCGGCGGGCACGCCGATCGTGCTGACGGTCGACCTCGAGCGCGCGCCGCATCATCAGATCCTGTTGAACCTGGGCGTGGACGTGCCCGCGCAGTTCGCGCGCTTCGAGCGCCTGCTCGAAGTCGTCGGCAACGCGCCGGACGAGCTGGCGGCGGGCCGTGAGCGCTACCGGTTCTACCGCGATCGCGGTTACGCGCTCAACAACTACAAGCAAGGCGCCTAG
- the lgt gene encoding prolipoprotein diacylglyceryl transferase — MIIHPHFDPVAIHLGPLAVRWYGLMYLVAFIAAIVVGRLRLRLPHVAAQGWTAKDIDDMMFYGVLGTVLGGRLGYVLFYKASFYFSHPLDIFKVWEGGMSFHGGFLGVVFAMSLFAWQRKRSWMEVTDFVAPMVPTGLAAGRLGNFINGELWGRVTSPDAPWAMLFPGAARDDAAWLGAHPALAAKWNLNEVFMQYQMLPRHPSQLYEIALEGVALFFVLFFFARKPRPLGAVSAVFLIGYGLARFTVEFAREPDDFLGLLTFGLSMGQWLSLPMILAGIAMLVWAYRRGARAARA, encoded by the coding sequence ATGATCATTCACCCGCATTTCGATCCCGTCGCGATCCACCTCGGGCCGCTCGCCGTCCGCTGGTACGGCCTCATGTATCTGGTCGCGTTCATCGCGGCGATCGTGGTCGGCCGGCTGCGGCTGCGCCTGCCGCACGTCGCGGCGCAAGGCTGGACCGCGAAGGACATCGACGACATGATGTTCTACGGCGTGCTCGGCACCGTGCTCGGCGGCCGTCTCGGCTACGTGCTGTTCTACAAGGCGAGCTTCTATTTCTCGCACCCGCTCGACATCTTCAAGGTGTGGGAGGGCGGCATGTCGTTCCACGGTGGCTTCCTGGGCGTGGTGTTCGCGATGTCGCTGTTCGCGTGGCAGCGCAAGCGCAGCTGGATGGAGGTGACCGACTTCGTCGCGCCGATGGTGCCGACGGGGCTCGCCGCGGGGCGTCTCGGCAATTTCATCAACGGCGAGCTGTGGGGCCGCGTGACGAGCCCGGACGCGCCCTGGGCGATGTTGTTCCCCGGCGCCGCGCGCGACGATGCCGCGTGGCTCGGCGCGCATCCGGCGCTTGCCGCGAAGTGGAACCTCAACGAGGTGTTCATGCAGTATCAGATGCTGCCGCGCCATCCGTCGCAGCTCTACGAGATCGCGCTCGAGGGCGTCGCGCTGTTCTTCGTGCTGTTCTTCTTCGCGCGCAAGCCGCGGCCGCTCGGCGCGGTGTCGGCGGTGTTCCTGATCGGCTACGGCCTCGCGCGTTTCACCGTGGAGTTCGCGCGCGAGCCCGACGACTTCCTCGGACTGCTCACGTTCGGCTTGTCGATGGGGCAGTGGCTGTCGTTGCCGATGATCCTCGCGGGCATCGCGATGCTCGTGTGGGCCTATCGTCGTGGCGCGCGCGCCGCGCGCGCATGA
- a CDS encoding DUF2486 family protein codes for MQEVPASSIPVLTDVLTPGKPTAPAEGRRPVVSASMPPVLTDVLVPGSRTADEPGALPPVLTEVLAPGEPVAPGAEAAPMPPLLTDVLTPGRPVAAPLAEGEAEASMPVPAEPGAVSPADALLAAGEAASTPPLLTDVLKQGAPERFEAAEPMDARTLASAMPLVLTEVLTPGRRPEAAPGEPASALPAAGRGEAAEAVSPTEPPAMPPLLTTVLERGKPDATSGEALAAPPAGRAEAPEAASQAEPFPMPPTLTEVLEPGKSGATAFAPVGASPPAGRAEAPEAASQAEPFPMPPTLTEVLEPGKSGATAFAPVGASPPAGRAEAPEAASQAEPFPMPPTLTEVLEPGKSGATAFAPVGASPPAGRVEAPEAASQAEPFPMPPTLTEVLEPGKSGATVLEPVGASPPEKRIEAPEAVSPPPADIPPPGKPSAIRAEALGAISPADASTPTSAQAASALSAPFPGRPLATSPLLAGATASHEASAASAPTDDPATSANHEPARATELAPPADGVDLQAATPAAELLTAFDAPPAFADELPASHSAPEAVTPPPLASFAAAAADARVDAREIAGRLQRRVADYLGGAGRALIEARCEAALRDHGARLVDEVTREVARTLEVEIAGWVREAVDDELARRAARGADTDTA; via the coding sequence GTGCAGGAAGTCCCCGCATCCTCGATTCCGGTGCTGACCGACGTGCTGACGCCGGGCAAGCCGACGGCGCCAGCGGAAGGGCGCAGGCCGGTTGTGTCGGCCTCGATGCCGCCGGTGTTGACCGATGTCCTCGTGCCCGGCTCGCGCACCGCGGACGAGCCGGGGGCGTTGCCGCCGGTATTGACCGAGGTGCTGGCGCCGGGCGAGCCGGTGGCGCCCGGGGCCGAGGCGGCCCCGATGCCGCCGTTGTTGACCGATGTGCTGACGCCGGGCAGGCCGGTGGCGGCGCCGTTGGCGGAGGGCGAGGCCGAGGCGTCGATGCCGGTGCCGGCGGAGCCGGGCGCCGTATCGCCGGCCGATGCGCTGCTGGCGGCGGGCGAGGCGGCCTCGACGCCGCCGTTGTTGACCGACGTGCTCAAGCAGGGCGCCCCGGAACGATTCGAGGCGGCGGAGCCAATGGACGCGCGGACGCTCGCATCCGCGATGCCGCTGGTATTGACCGAGGTATTGACGCCGGGCCGGCGGCCGGAGGCGGCGCCGGGTGAACCGGCGAGCGCGTTGCCGGCGGCGGGGCGTGGGGAGGCGGCGGAAGCCGTGTCGCCGACCGAACCGCCCGCGATGCCGCCGCTCCTGACCACCGTACTGGAGCGGGGCAAGCCGGACGCGACGTCGGGCGAAGCGCTCGCCGCACCGCCGGCGGGCCGTGCCGAAGCGCCGGAAGCCGCGTCGCAGGCCGAACCGTTCCCGATGCCGCCGACGCTGACCGAGGTACTGGAGCCGGGCAAATCGGGTGCGACGGCGTTTGCACCGGTCGGCGCATCGCCGCCGGCAGGCCGTGCCGAAGCGCCGGAAGCCGCGTCGCAGGCCGAACCGTTCCCGATGCCGCCGACGCTGACCGAGGTGCTGGAGCCGGGCAAGTCGGGGGCGACGGCGTTTGCACCGGTCGGCGCATCGCCGCCGGCAGGCCGTGCCGAAGCGCCGGAAGCCGCGTCGCAGGCCGAACCGTTCCCGATGCCGCCGACGCTGACCGAGGTGCTGGAGCCGGGCAAGTCGGGGGCGACGGCGTTTGCACCGGTCGGCGCATCGCCGCCGGCGGGCCGTGTCGAAGCGCCGGAAGCCGCGTCGCAGGCCGAACCGTTCCCGATGCCGCCGACGCTGACCGAGGTACTGGAGCCGGGCAAGTCGGGTGCGACGGTGCTTGAACCGGTCGGCGCATCGCCGCCGGAGAAGCGCATCGAAGCGCCGGAAGCCGTATCGCCGCCCCCCGCCGATATACCGCCCCCCGGCAAGCCGTCGGCGATACGCGCCGAAGCGCTCGGTGCGATATCGCCGGCCGACGCGTCCACGCCGACGTCTGCCCAAGCCGCATCGGCCTTGTCCGCGCCGTTCCCCGGCCGGCCCTTGGCGACCTCTCCCTTGCTCGCGGGCGCAACGGCGTCGCACGAGGCATCGGCCGCATCCGCGCCGACCGACGATCCCGCCACGAGCGCGAACCATGAACCGGCGCGCGCGACCGAGCTGGCACCACCCGCCGACGGCGTCGACCTCCAGGCCGCCACGCCGGCTGCCGAATTGTTGACCGCATTCGACGCGCCGCCGGCGTTTGCCGACGAGTTGCCGGCGTCCCATTCCGCACCCGAAGCGGTCACGCCGCCGCCGCTGGCGTCGTTCGCGGCCGCCGCGGCGGATGCGCGCGTCGACGCGCGCGAGATCGCCGGCCGCCTGCAGCGGCGCGTGGCCGATTATCTGGGCGGAGCGGGGCGTGCGCTGATCGAGGCCCGCTGCGAGGCGGCCCTGCGGGATCACGGCGCGCGGCTCGTCGACGAGGTCACGCGCGAGGTGGCGCGCACGCTCGAGGTGGAGATCGCGGGCTGGGTCAGGGAAGCGGTCGACGACGAACTGGCGCGCCGCGCCGCGCGCGGCGCCGATACCGATACCGCATGA
- the lptG gene encoding LPS export ABC transporter permease LptG, with amino-acid sequence MRLYEKYFARQIYVTFTFVLFAFSGLFFFFDLISELNSVGHGNYKFGYAVLRVALQTPSRFYEIIPVATLISSIYVFAQMAANSEFTIFRVSGLATNQALRSLLKIGVPLVIVTYMIGEFVGPYSDQLSERVRLEALGSSVSSNFASGVWVKDTLTARDNGEPVTRFVNVGKLSPDSTISDVRIYEFDSKFQLQNVRIAKTGRYQPPGHWLLTDVTDTQLTSLAPAPAGQPTDALNPVYRSKQVEMPQYSLRSDLTPQILSVLLVSPDRMSIFNLFRYIQHLRENQQDTQRYDIALWRKLLYPFAVFVMLVLSLPFAYLHTRAGVVGVKVFGGIMLGMSFQLFNTLFSHIGTLNTWPAPLTAAIPGLAYLALGLFALKWVDRH; translated from the coding sequence ATGCGCCTCTACGAGAAATACTTCGCGCGCCAGATCTACGTGACCTTCACGTTCGTGCTGTTCGCGTTCTCCGGCCTGTTCTTCTTCTTCGACCTGATCAGCGAACTGAACTCGGTCGGCCACGGCAACTACAAGTTCGGCTACGCGGTGCTGCGCGTCGCGCTGCAGACGCCCTCGCGCTTCTACGAGATCATCCCGGTCGCGACCTTGATCAGCTCGATCTACGTGTTCGCGCAGATGGCCGCGAACTCCGAGTTCACGATCTTCCGCGTGTCCGGCCTCGCGACCAACCAGGCGCTGCGCTCGCTGCTCAAGATCGGCGTGCCGCTCGTGATCGTCACCTACATGATCGGCGAATTCGTCGGCCCCTACTCCGACCAGCTGTCCGAGCGCGTGCGGCTCGAGGCGCTCGGCTCGTCGGTGTCGTCGAACTTCGCGTCCGGCGTGTGGGTCAAGGACACGCTGACCGCGCGCGACAACGGCGAACCCGTCACCCGCTTCGTCAACGTCGGCAAGCTGTCGCCCGATTCGACCATCAGCGACGTGCGCATCTACGAATTCGACTCGAAGTTCCAGCTGCAGAACGTCCGGATCGCCAAGACGGGGCGCTACCAGCCGCCCGGCCACTGGCTGCTGACCGACGTCACCGACACCCAGCTCACGAGCCTCGCACCCGCGCCGGCCGGCCAGCCGACCGACGCGCTGAATCCCGTCTATCGGTCGAAGCAGGTCGAGATGCCGCAATACTCGCTGCGCTCCGACCTGACGCCGCAGATCCTGTCGGTGCTGCTGGTGTCGCCGGACCGGATGTCGATCTTCAACCTGTTCCGCTACATCCAGCACTTGCGCGAGAACCAGCAGGACACGCAGCGCTACGACATCGCGCTGTGGCGCAAGCTGCTGTATCCGTTCGCGGTGTTCGTGATGCTGGTGCTGTCGCTGCCGTTCGCATACCTGCACACGCGCGCGGGCGTGGTCGGCGTCAAGGTGTTCGGCGGGATCATGCTCGGCATGAGCTTCCAGCTGTTCAACACGCTGTTCTCGCACATCGGCACGCTCAACACCTGGCCCGCGCCGCTCACCGCCGCGATCCCGGGCCTCGCCTACCTTGCGCTCGGGTTGTTCGCGCTCAAGTGGGTCGATCGTCACTGA